In Carya illinoinensis cultivar Pawnee chromosome 6, C.illinoinensisPawnee_v1, whole genome shotgun sequence, a single genomic region encodes these proteins:
- the LOC122313419 gene encoding polygalacturonase At1g48100-like isoform X1, whose amino-acid sequence MPNMMTGLSFRSLALMLLIAFILWSSNFETCNARRGRHWRHSRTSSAASLSKKKGKNPSNGNHHYSPGGSKPKPPSQKAPASSPPPPIPEENIPSSPPPPPPQKVYNGGGHTAATSFNVLDFGAKGDGSTDDTQAFQASWAAACKVEASMIMVPSEYEFLVGPISFSGPYCQANIVFQLDGTIIAPTNSEAWGRGLLQWLEFTKLRGITIQGKGTIDGRGSVWWQDSQFDDPVDDEQKLIIPLNSTVEKNPPMPVAIHFISLSLNYFMHYLPVTDHDHASPTTVWQIRGELGRTMPSIKPTALRFYGSFNVTVTGITIQSSPQCHLKFDNCMGVLVHDISVSSPGDSPNTDGIHLQNSKDVLIHSTNLACGDDCISIQTGCSNVYIHNVNCGPGHGISIGSLGKDSSKACVSNITVRDVIMHNTMNGVRIKTWQGGSGSVQGVLFSNIQVSEVQLPIVIDQYYCDKSTCKNQTSSVALSGINYERIRGTYTVKPVHFACSDSLPCTDVTLTAIQLKPLQEGYHMYDPFCWQTFGELMTPTIPPIDCLQIGKPSSNRVQSDHDSC is encoded by the exons ATGCCAAACATGATGACTGGTTTGAGCTTCAGAAGCCTCGCATTAATGCTTCTCATTGCTTTCATACTTTGGTCATCAAATTTTGAGacatgcaatgcaagaagaggtAGGCATTGGAGGCACAGCAGAACTAGTAGCGCTGCCTCTCTGTctaagaagaaaggaaagaatcCCAGCAATGGAAACCACCACTATAGTCCTGGAGGATCAAAGCCGAAACCTCCATCTCAAAAAGCTCCGGCCAGCTCACCTCCACCTCCCATACCAGAAGAAAACATCCCATCAAGCCCCCCGCCGCCGCCGCCGCAAAAAGTTTACAATGGTGGCGGCCATACTGCTGCCACCAGCTTTAACGTGCTTGATTTTGGTGCCAAGGGTGATGGAAGCACCGATGACACACAG GCATTCCAAGCATCATGGGCAGCTGCTTGTAAAGTAGAGGCATCAATGATTATGGTTCCATCAGAATACGAATTCCTTGTAGGACCCATTTCCTTCTCTGGTCCTTACTGTCAAGCAAACATTGTATTTCAG CTGGATGGTACGATCATTGCTCCCACAAACTCCGAAGCTTGGGGCAGAGGTCTGCTACAATGGCTCGAGTTCACAAAGCTAAGAGGAATTACCATCCAGGGTAAGGGCACCATTGATGGAAGAGGCTCAGTCTGGTGGCAAGACAGCCAATTTGATGACCCGGTTGACGAtgaacaaaaactcattatccCATTAAATAGCACTGTTGAAAAGAATCCACCAATGCCGGTAGCAATTCACTTCATTTCTCTTTCACTGAATTACTTCATGCATTATCTACCTGtaactgatcatgatcatgctTCTCCAACAACTGTGTGGCAGATAAGAGGCGAGCTTGGGAGGACAATGCCTAGCATCAAGCCAACT GCACTGAGGTTTTATGGGAGCTTTAACGTAACCGTCACAGGCATAACAATTCAAAGTAGTCCCCAGTGCCACCTCAAGTTTGACAACTGCATGGGAGTGTTGGTCCATGATATTAGTGTATCATCTCCTGGTGACAGTCCCAACACAGATGGAATCCATCTGCAGAACTCAAAAGATGTTCTAATTCACAGCACCAACCTTGCTTGCG GGGATGACTGTATTTCTATACAAACTGGATGTTcaaatgtatatatacacaatgtGAACTGTGGACCAGGACATGGAATCAGCATTGGAAGTCTAGGAAAGGATAGCAGCAAAGCCTGTGTCTCTAACATCACCGTTCGAGATGTCATTATGCACAACACAATGAATGGTGTCAGAATCAAGACATGGCAG GGAGGATCAGGCTCTGTCCAGGGGGTACTCTTCTCAAACATTCAAGTTTCAGAAGTTCAACTCCCAATTGTGATTGACCAGTACTATTGTGACAAAAGCACATGCAAAAACCAAACATCATCTGTCGCTTTATCAGGAATCAACTATGAGAGGATAAGAGGGACTTACACAGTCAAGCCCGTACACTTTGCCTGTAGTGACAGCCTACCATGTACAGATGTAACACTGACTGCCATACAGCTAAAACCGTTGCAAGAGGGCTACCACATGTATGATCCCTTCTGCTGGCAGACTTTTGGAGAGTTGATGACTCCTACAATACCTCCAATAGATTGTTTACAGATTGGAAAGCCATCCAGCAACCGGGTTCAATCCGATCACGATTCTTGCTGA
- the LOC122313419 gene encoding polygalacturonase At1g48100-like isoform X2, whose translation MPNMMTGLSFRSLALMLLIAFILWSSNFETCNARRGRHWRHSRTSSAASLSKKKGKNPSNGNHHYSPGGSKPKPPSQKAPASSPPPPIPEENIPSSPPPPPPQKVYNGGGHTAATSFNVLDFGAKGDGSTDDTQAFQASWAAACKVEASMIMVPSEYEFLVGPISFSGPYCQANIVFQLDGTIIAPTNSEAWGRGLLQWLEFTKLRGITIQGKGTIDGRGSVWWQDSQFDDPVDDEQKLIIPLNSTVEKNPPMPVAIHFISLSLNYFMHYLPVTDHDHASPTTVWQIRGELGRTMPSIKPTALRFYGSFNVTVTGITIQSSPQCHLKFDNCMGVLVHDISVSSPGDSPNTDGIHLQNSKDVLIHSTNLACGHGISIGSLGKDSSKACVSNITVRDVIMHNTMNGVRIKTWQGGSGSVQGVLFSNIQVSEVQLPIVIDQYYCDKSTCKNQTSSVALSGINYERIRGTYTVKPVHFACSDSLPCTDVTLTAIQLKPLQEGYHMYDPFCWQTFGELMTPTIPPIDCLQIGKPSSNRVQSDHDSC comes from the exons ATGCCAAACATGATGACTGGTTTGAGCTTCAGAAGCCTCGCATTAATGCTTCTCATTGCTTTCATACTTTGGTCATCAAATTTTGAGacatgcaatgcaagaagaggtAGGCATTGGAGGCACAGCAGAACTAGTAGCGCTGCCTCTCTGTctaagaagaaaggaaagaatcCCAGCAATGGAAACCACCACTATAGTCCTGGAGGATCAAAGCCGAAACCTCCATCTCAAAAAGCTCCGGCCAGCTCACCTCCACCTCCCATACCAGAAGAAAACATCCCATCAAGCCCCCCGCCGCCGCCGCCGCAAAAAGTTTACAATGGTGGCGGCCATACTGCTGCCACCAGCTTTAACGTGCTTGATTTTGGTGCCAAGGGTGATGGAAGCACCGATGACACACAG GCATTCCAAGCATCATGGGCAGCTGCTTGTAAAGTAGAGGCATCAATGATTATGGTTCCATCAGAATACGAATTCCTTGTAGGACCCATTTCCTTCTCTGGTCCTTACTGTCAAGCAAACATTGTATTTCAG CTGGATGGTACGATCATTGCTCCCACAAACTCCGAAGCTTGGGGCAGAGGTCTGCTACAATGGCTCGAGTTCACAAAGCTAAGAGGAATTACCATCCAGGGTAAGGGCACCATTGATGGAAGAGGCTCAGTCTGGTGGCAAGACAGCCAATTTGATGACCCGGTTGACGAtgaacaaaaactcattatccCATTAAATAGCACTGTTGAAAAGAATCCACCAATGCCGGTAGCAATTCACTTCATTTCTCTTTCACTGAATTACTTCATGCATTATCTACCTGtaactgatcatgatcatgctTCTCCAACAACTGTGTGGCAGATAAGAGGCGAGCTTGGGAGGACAATGCCTAGCATCAAGCCAACT GCACTGAGGTTTTATGGGAGCTTTAACGTAACCGTCACAGGCATAACAATTCAAAGTAGTCCCCAGTGCCACCTCAAGTTTGACAACTGCATGGGAGTGTTGGTCCATGATATTAGTGTATCATCTCCTGGTGACAGTCCCAACACAGATGGAATCCATCTGCAGAACTCAAAAGATGTTCTAATTCACAGCACCAACCTTGCTTGCG GACATGGAATCAGCATTGGAAGTCTAGGAAAGGATAGCAGCAAAGCCTGTGTCTCTAACATCACCGTTCGAGATGTCATTATGCACAACACAATGAATGGTGTCAGAATCAAGACATGGCAG GGAGGATCAGGCTCTGTCCAGGGGGTACTCTTCTCAAACATTCAAGTTTCAGAAGTTCAACTCCCAATTGTGATTGACCAGTACTATTGTGACAAAAGCACATGCAAAAACCAAACATCATCTGTCGCTTTATCAGGAATCAACTATGAGAGGATAAGAGGGACTTACACAGTCAAGCCCGTACACTTTGCCTGTAGTGACAGCCTACCATGTACAGATGTAACACTGACTGCCATACAGCTAAAACCGTTGCAAGAGGGCTACCACATGTATGATCCCTTCTGCTGGCAGACTTTTGGAGAGTTGATGACTCCTACAATACCTCCAATAGATTGTTTACAGATTGGAAAGCCATCCAGCAACCGGGTTCAATCCGATCACGATTCTTGCTGA
- the LOC122313419 gene encoding polygalacturonase At1g48100-like isoform X3, which yields MPNMMTGLSFRSLALMLLIAFILWSSNFETCNARRGRHWRHSRTSSAASLSKKKGKNPSNGNHHYSPGGSKPKPPSQKAPASSPPPPIPEENIPSSPPPPPPQKVYNGGGHTAATSFNVLDFGAKGDGSTDDTQAFQASWAAACKVEASMIMVPSEYEFLVGPISFSGPYCQANIVFQLDGTIIAPTNSEAWGRGLLQWLEFTKLRGITIQGKGTIDGRGSVWWQDSQFDDPVDDEQKLIIPLNSTVEKNPPMPIRGELGRTMPSIKPTALRFYGSFNVTVTGITIQSSPQCHLKFDNCMGVLVHDISVSSPGDSPNTDGIHLQNSKDVLIHSTNLACGDDCISIQTGCSNVYIHNVNCGPGHGISIGSLGKDSSKACVSNITVRDVIMHNTMNGVRIKTWQGGSGSVQGVLFSNIQVSEVQLPIVIDQYYCDKSTCKNQTSSVALSGINYERIRGTYTVKPVHFACSDSLPCTDVTLTAIQLKPLQEGYHMYDPFCWQTFGELMTPTIPPIDCLQIGKPSSNRVQSDHDSC from the exons ATGCCAAACATGATGACTGGTTTGAGCTTCAGAAGCCTCGCATTAATGCTTCTCATTGCTTTCATACTTTGGTCATCAAATTTTGAGacatgcaatgcaagaagaggtAGGCATTGGAGGCACAGCAGAACTAGTAGCGCTGCCTCTCTGTctaagaagaaaggaaagaatcCCAGCAATGGAAACCACCACTATAGTCCTGGAGGATCAAAGCCGAAACCTCCATCTCAAAAAGCTCCGGCCAGCTCACCTCCACCTCCCATACCAGAAGAAAACATCCCATCAAGCCCCCCGCCGCCGCCGCCGCAAAAAGTTTACAATGGTGGCGGCCATACTGCTGCCACCAGCTTTAACGTGCTTGATTTTGGTGCCAAGGGTGATGGAAGCACCGATGACACACAG GCATTCCAAGCATCATGGGCAGCTGCTTGTAAAGTAGAGGCATCAATGATTATGGTTCCATCAGAATACGAATTCCTTGTAGGACCCATTTCCTTCTCTGGTCCTTACTGTCAAGCAAACATTGTATTTCAG CTGGATGGTACGATCATTGCTCCCACAAACTCCGAAGCTTGGGGCAGAGGTCTGCTACAATGGCTCGAGTTCACAAAGCTAAGAGGAATTACCATCCAGGGTAAGGGCACCATTGATGGAAGAGGCTCAGTCTGGTGGCAAGACAGCCAATTTGATGACCCGGTTGACGAtgaacaaaaactcattatccCATTAAATAGCACTGTTGAAAAGAATCCACCAATGCCG ATAAGAGGCGAGCTTGGGAGGACAATGCCTAGCATCAAGCCAACT GCACTGAGGTTTTATGGGAGCTTTAACGTAACCGTCACAGGCATAACAATTCAAAGTAGTCCCCAGTGCCACCTCAAGTTTGACAACTGCATGGGAGTGTTGGTCCATGATATTAGTGTATCATCTCCTGGTGACAGTCCCAACACAGATGGAATCCATCTGCAGAACTCAAAAGATGTTCTAATTCACAGCACCAACCTTGCTTGCG GGGATGACTGTATTTCTATACAAACTGGATGTTcaaatgtatatatacacaatgtGAACTGTGGACCAGGACATGGAATCAGCATTGGAAGTCTAGGAAAGGATAGCAGCAAAGCCTGTGTCTCTAACATCACCGTTCGAGATGTCATTATGCACAACACAATGAATGGTGTCAGAATCAAGACATGGCAG GGAGGATCAGGCTCTGTCCAGGGGGTACTCTTCTCAAACATTCAAGTTTCAGAAGTTCAACTCCCAATTGTGATTGACCAGTACTATTGTGACAAAAGCACATGCAAAAACCAAACATCATCTGTCGCTTTATCAGGAATCAACTATGAGAGGATAAGAGGGACTTACACAGTCAAGCCCGTACACTTTGCCTGTAGTGACAGCCTACCATGTACAGATGTAACACTGACTGCCATACAGCTAAAACCGTTGCAAGAGGGCTACCACATGTATGATCCCTTCTGCTGGCAGACTTTTGGAGAGTTGATGACTCCTACAATACCTCCAATAGATTGTTTACAGATTGGAAAGCCATCCAGCAACCGGGTTCAATCCGATCACGATTCTTGCTGA